The following are encoded in a window of Rosa chinensis cultivar Old Blush chromosome 4, RchiOBHm-V2, whole genome shotgun sequence genomic DNA:
- the LOC112196481 gene encoding putative phospholipid-transporting ATPase 9, producing the protein MRSGGRKRRLHFSKIYSFTCGRASLKEEHSQIGGPGFSRVVFCNEPDSFEAGIRNYADNYVSTTKYTLATFLPKSLFEQFRRVANFFFLVTGVLAFTPLAPYSAVSAIIPLIIIISATMVKEAIEDWRRKQQDIEVNNRKVKVHKGSGNFDYTEWKNLRVGDIVRVEKNEFFPTDLLLLSSSYEDAICYVETMNLDGETNLKLKQALEVTSPLQEDTSISNFHAMVKCEDPNANLYSFVGTMEFEKQQYPLSPQQLLLRDSKLRNTDYIYGVVIFTGVDTKVIQNSTPPPSKRSRVEKKMDQIIYVLFGVLFTLASVGSIFFGITTKDDINNGIMKRWYLKPDSSEIFYDPKRAPVAAIYHFLTALMLYNYLIPISLYVSIEIVKVLQSVFINQDIQMYYEEADKPAHARTSNLNEELGQVDTILSDKTGTLTCNSMEFIKCSVAGTAYGRGFTEVERSMGRRNGSPIHEAVTGGNDDTAPVKGFNFKDERIMNGNWVDEPHGDLIQKFFRLLAVCHTAIPEVDEVTGKVMYEAESPDEAAFVIAARELGFEFYKRTQTSISVRELDRTSGKKVDRLYTLLNVLEFNSSRKRMSVIVRNEEGKVLLLCKGADNVMFERLAKNGREFEEETKEHLNGYADAGLRTLILAYRELQEDEYREFNAKFIKAKNSISADRETLIDEVTDNVEKDLILLGATAVEDKLQNGVPDCIDKLAQAGIKIWVLTGDKMETAINIGFACSLLRQGMKQVMINLESPEIKVLEKEGDKDAITKASRARVLHQITKGKAQLTASSGGSEAYALIIDGKSLAYALEDDIKSLFLELAMGCASVICCRSSPKQKALVTRLVKSGTGKTTLAIGDGANDVGMLQEADIGIGISGVEGMQAVMSSDIAIAQFQYLERLLLVHGHWCYRRISSMICYFFYKNITFGLTIFLYEASASFSGQPAYNDWFLALYNVFFSSLPVVAMGVFDQDVSARFCLKFPLIYQEGVQNVLFSWRRIIGWMLNGLTSAVIIFFFCMKALQPYAFNQDGKTAGKDILGATMYTCIVWVVNLQMALAISYFTLIQHLFIWGSIAFWYIFMLAYGAMSPTFSTNAYKVFVETLAPAPSFWLITLLVPISALLPYFTYSSLWMRFFPLYHEMIQWIRYEGRSNDPEFCDMVRQRSLRPTTVGFTARLAARTNIIRR; encoded by the exons atgaggagcGGTGGGAGAAAGAGAAGGCTGCATTTCAGCAAGATCTATTCTTTCACTTGCGGTAGAGCTTCTTTGAAGGAGGAGCATTCACAGATTGGAGGGCCAGGATTTTCCAGAGTGGTTTTCTGCAACGAACCGGATTCGTTTGAGGCCGGGATTCGAAACTATGCAGATAATTATGTCAGCACTACCAAGTACACACTTGCTACATTCTTGCCCAAGTCTTTGTTTGAGCAGTTCAGGAGGGTAGctaacttcttcttcttggtcaCTGGCGTTTTGGCCTTCACTCCTCTGGCTCCGTATTCAGCTGTCAGTGCCATAATTCCTCTGATCATCATCATTAGCGCCACGATGGTGAAGGAGGCGATCGAAGATTGGCGTCGAAAACAGCAG GATATTGAAGTGAACAATAGAAAGGTTAAAGTGCATAAGGGTAGTGGCAATTTTGATTATACTGAATGGAAGAATCTGAGAGTGGGAGATATAGTGAGAGTCGAAAAGAATGAATTCTTTCCAACAGATCTCCTGTTACTTTCGTCCAGTTACGAAGATGCAATCTGCTATGTTGAGACAATGAACCTTGATGGGGAGACAAACTTAAAGTtgaagcaagcattggaggtaaCTTCACCGTTACAGGAGGACACCAGCATCAGCAATTTTCATGCCATGGTGAAATGTGAGGACCCAAATGCAAATTTGTACTCATTTGTCGGAACTATGGAGTTTGAAAAGCAGCAGTATCCCCTCTCTCCTCAACAGCTTCTTCTCAGAGACTCTAAACTCCGAAATACAGACTACATATACGGAGTGGTTATCTTCACCGGTGTTGATACAAAGGTTATTCAAAACTCTACTCCCCCTCCTTCAAAAAGAAGCAGAGTTGAGAAGAAGATGGATCAAATTATCTACGTCTTGTTTGGTGTTTTATTTACATTGGCATCAGTTGGATCCATTTTCTTTGGCATTACAACCAAAGATGACATAAACAATGGGATCATGAAAAGGTGGTATCTGAAGCCAGATAGTTCTGAAATTTTCTATGATCCCAAAAGGGCTCCTGTTGCAGCAATTTATCACTTCTTGACTGCTCTGATGTTATATAACTACTTGATCCCTATCTCCTTGTATGTGTCAATCGAAATTGTTAAAGTTCTTCAGAGCGTCTTCATCAATCAAGATATTCAAATGTACTATGAAGAAGCTGATAAACCAGCACATGCCCGTACCTCAAACTTGAATGAAGAACTTGGCCAAGTTGACACAATTCTTTCAGACAAGACTGGAACTTTGACATGCAATTCAATGGAGTTCATCAAATGTTCTGTGGCTGGAACAGCTTACGGCCGTGGTTTTACTGAGGTTGAGAGGTCTATGGGCAGGCGAAATGGTTCACCAATTCATGAAGCTGTAACTGGAGGGAATGATGACACGGCACCCGTTAAAGGCTTTAATTTTAAAGATGAAAGGATCATGAATGGAAATTGGGTTGATGAGCCTCATGGAGATCTCATCCAGAAATTTTTCCGCTTATTAGCAGTCTGCCATACAGCCATTCCAGAAGTTGATGAAGTAACTGGGAAGGTTATGTATGAGGCTGAGTCTCCTGATGAAGCAGCATTTGTGATTGCAGCAAGAGAACTTGGTTTTGAATTCTATAAAAGGACACAAACAAGCATATCAGTGAGAGAATTGGACAGAACCTCTGGAAAGAAAGTTGATAG GTTGTACACTCTCCTGAATGTGTTAGAATTCAACAGCTCAAGGAAACGGATGTCTGTGATTGTAAGAAATGAGGAAGGAAAAGTACTATTGCTCTGTAAAGGTGCCGACAA TGTCATGTTTGAAAGACTAGCCAAAAATGGTAGGGAGTTTGAAGAAGAGACCAAGGAGCATTTAAATGGGTATGCTGATGCAGGGCTAAGGACTTTGATACTTGCCTATCGTGAACTTCAGGAAGATGAATACAGAGAGTTTAATGCAAAATTTATCAAGGCCAAGAACTCAATTAGTGCAGACCGCGAAACATTGATTGATGAAGTAACAGATAATGTTGAAAAAGATCTAATTCTTCTTGGTGCGACAGCTGTTGAGGACAAACTTCAAAATGGGGTTCCTGATTGCATCGACAAGCTTGCCCAAGCAGGAATTAAGATTTGGGTTTTGACTGGAGACAAGATGGAAACTGCCATCAACATTGGGTTTGCCTGTAGCTTACTTAGACAAGGAATGAAACAGGTTATGATAAATTTGGAGTCTCCAGAAATTAAGGTGCTGGAAAAGGAAGGAGATAAGGATGCCATTACCAAG GCATCAAGAGCACGTGTCCTCCATCAGATAACCAAGGGAAAGGCCCAGCTTACAGCATCAAGTGGGGGATCCGAGGCATATGCATTGATCATTGATGGAAAATCTCTTGCTTATGCTCTTGAGGATGATATAAAGTCATTGTTTCTAGAGCTTGCAATGGGCTGTGCATCTGTTATTTGTTGCCGTTCGTCCCCAAAACAGAAAGCACTG GTCACTAGACTGGTCAAATCTGGAACTGGGAAAACAACTCTTGCGATTGGTGATGGCGCCAATGATGTGGGAATGCTCCAAGAAGCAGATATTGGGATTGGAATTAGTGGTGTTGAAGGAATGCAG GCGGTCATGTCAAGTGATATTGCGATTGCACAATTTCAATATTTGGAGCGTCTGCTGCTTGTGCATGGACATTGGTGTTACAGAAGGATCTCATCAATG ATTTGCTACTTCTTCTACAAGAACATCACATTTGGTTTAACTATCTTCTTATATGAGGCATCCGCATCCTTCTCTGGACAACCTGCATACAATGACTGGTTTTTAGCACTGTATAATGTATTCTTCTCATCGCTTCCAGTGGTTGCCATGGGAGTTTTCGACCAGGATGTTTCTGCACGATTTTGTCTCAAG TTTCCTCTAATATACCAAGAAGGGGTGCAAAATGTTCTCTTCAGCTGGCGTAGAATAATTGGTTGGATGTTGAATGGATTAACAAGTGCAgtgattattttctttttctgcatgAAAGCGCTACAACCATATGCCTTCAATCAGGATGGGAAAACTGCTGGGAAGGATATTCTAGGAGCAACAATGTACACATGCATCGTTTGGGTTGTGAACTTGCAGATGGCACTTGCCATAAGTTACTTCACCTTGATACAACACCTTTTCATCTGGGGTTCCATTGCTTTCTGGTATATTTTTATGTTAGCATATGGAGCCATGTCACCCACGTTCTCTACCAATGCATACAAAGTCTTCGTCGAAACCCTTGCCCCCGCCCCTTCTTTCTGGCTTATTACATTGCTTGTGCCAATCTCAGCTCTACTCCCATATTTCACATACTCATCACTTTGGATGCGGTTCTTTCCTTTGTATCATGAAATGATACAATGGATTAGGTACGAGGGGCGGTCAAATGATCCAGAGTTTTGTGATATGGTGCGGCAGAGATCTTTGCGGCCAACAACCGTGGGTTTCACAGCACGGTTAGCTGCTAGGACCAACATTATAAGAAGATAG
- the LOC112198337 gene encoding probable calcium-binding protein CML16 — protein sequence MMARLETDQLKQLKDIFMRFDMDSDGSLTHLELAALLRSLGVKPQGDQLHMLMANMDANGNGAVEFEELVSAIMPNMNDEILVNQEQLMEVFRSFDRDGNGYITAAELAGSMAKMGHPLTYRELSDMMREADTNGDGVISFNEFATIMSRSAANFLGI from the coding sequence ATGATGGCTAGGCTCGAGACAGACCAGCTCAAACAGCTTAAAGACATCTTCATGCGGTTCGACATGGACTCCGACGGCAGCCTAACCCACCTGGAGCTGGCCGCCCTGCTCCGCTCCCTAGGCGTCAAGCCCCAGGGAGACCAGCTCCACATGTTAATGGCCAACATGGACGCCAATGGAAACGGCGCCGTTGAGTTCGAGGAGTTGGTAAGCGCCATCATGCCGAACATGAACGACGAGATTCTTGTCAACCAAGAGCAGCTCATGGAGGTGTTCCGGTCGTTCGACCGCGACGGTAACGGCTACATAACGGCGGCAGAGCTGGCCGGGTCGATGGCCAAGATGGGCCACCCCTTGACGTACAGGGAGTTGTCAGATATGATGAGGGAGGCGGACACCAACGGTGACGGCGTCATCAGCTTCAACGAGTTCGCCACCATCATGTCTCGGTCCGCCGCTAACTTTCTCGGAATCTGA
- the LOC112196805 gene encoding uncharacterized protein LOC112196805: MEDCNVLAADCVVISCCCQCLILQITIFIFFKLPCKLIRKTREYTMKKLQQRRRKGIVVESKTVYQCENDIESIRESMRSVEDIHSCRSCIEEVDKVLEELYQRGEFGFGSFWGGGELGFSPTHHLGEDDRFDPSFVRYQLIEMIESVS, from the coding sequence ATGGAAGATTGCAACGTGCTCGCGGCGGATTGCGTTGTGATCTCGTGCTGCTGCCAATGCTTGATCCTCCAAatcaccatcttcatcttcttcaagctTCCTTGCAAGTTGATCAGAAAGACGAGGGAGTACACCATGAAGAAGCTTcaacaaagaaggagaaaagggaTTGTTGTGGAAAGCAAAACAGTATATCAATGTGAAAACGACATTGAGAGTATTCGAGAATCAATGAGATCTGTAGAGGATATCCACAGTTGCAGAAGTTGCATAGAGGAGGTTGACAAGGTTCTAGAGGAGCTGTATCAGAGAGGAGAGTTTGGATTTGGAAGCTTTTGGGGGGGAGGAGAACTGGGTTTCTCTCCAACTCATCATTTAGGAGAAGATGATCGATTTGACCCTAGTTTCGTACGGTATCAATTGATTGAAATGATTGAGTCAGTTAGCTAA
- the LOC112196803 gene encoding proline-rich receptor-like protein kinase PERK9 isoform X1 has protein sequence MATTSPSPNSSPSAVPPASSASSTPPPQPNVESPDSSDTTTQSPPPDVPSAPPPTASSPPPIPSSPSVPTPSPPVNQQSDPPASPPLSSSSNVPPPSSNSSPPPSSDPPKSSPSPPPPTSDPPASSPPPPQPVSSPPPPTSSPPKTSPPPPSSTPPKSSPPPPSSTPPKSSPSEPPEKSPPPPPANPPETSPPPPPTSKPPETSPPPPPTSKPPEKSPPPPESEPPKSSPPPASTPPKSSPPPQASEPPSSSPPPSSPNPPPPPGSQPTPEAPPPKSSAPPPTIRLSPPPPSDDAPPPTTQIPSPPSNIPSSNNSNPNVPPSSNATSNRGLSTGGAVAISVVAGIIVLSFIAFAVWCMRRKQKKKVSEFGGYVMPSPMVSSPQSDSSSFLKAHSSAPLIGSGSGSDFVNSPAEPAAGNSRPWFTYDELAKATNGFSSQNLLGEGGFGSVYKGILPDDREVAVKQLKIGGSQGEREFKAEVETISRVHHRHLVSLVGYCISENQRLLVYEYVSNDTLYFHLHGEGRSVLDWATRVKVAAGAARGIAYLHEDCHPRIIHRDIKSSNILLDNNFEARVSDFGLAKLCLDANTHISTRVMGTFGYVAPEYASSGKLTEKSDVYSFGVVLLELITGRKAVDASQPLGDESLVEWARPLLGYALDNEEFEGLVDPRLEKNYVESEVFRLIEIAAACVRHSSAKRPRMGQVVRAFDGMATADLTNGMRVGESETFNSAQQSAEIRLFRRMAFGSQNYSTDFLAKVAGMVTRYSKY, from the exons ATGGCAACCACATCGCCATCTCCGAACTCATCTCCTTCAGCTGTGCCACCAGCTTCTAGTGCTAGTTCCACACCACCACCACAGCCCAATGTGGAATCACCAGATTCCTCAGACACTACAACTCAATCTCCACCGCCTGATGTTCCATCAGCTCCTCCTCCAACTGCATCATCACCCCCTCCAATTCCATCCTCCCCTTCCGTACCTACACCATCACCTCCAGTGAATCAACAATCTGATCCACCAGCCTCACCGCCACTGTCTTCTTCATCCAATGTGCCTCCACCATCTTCAAATTCTTCACCCCCACCATCATCTGACCCACCAAAGAGTTCACCttccccaccaccaccaacgtCTGATCCACCTGCAAGTTCACCTCCCCCACCACAGCCAGTGagttcacctccaccaccaactTCAAGTCCACCTAAGACTTCACCTCCACCTCCATCATCAACGCCGCCCAAAAGTTCACCTCCACCTCCATCATCAACACCGCCCAAAAGTTCACCATCAGAGCCACCTGAGAAatctcctccacctccaccaGCAAATCCCCCTGAAACATCACCACCGCCTCCACCAACATCAAAGCCCCCTGAAACGTCACCACCGCCGCCACCAACATCAAAGCCACCTGAGAAATCACCACCACCTCCAGAATCTGAGCCACCCAAAAGCTCACCTCCACCAGCATCAACTCCTCCTAAAAGTTCACCTCCTCCACAGGCATCAGAGCCTCCAAGCAGTTCACCCCCACCTTCAAGCCCCAACCCTCCCCCTCCACCCGGTTCTCAACCAACCCCTGAAGCCCCACCTCCGAAGTCATCAGCTCCACCACCCACAATACGACTCTCACCACCTCCACCCTCAGATGATGCTCCACCACCAACTACTCAAATTCCAAGCCCACCATCAAATATTCCAAGTTCAAACAATTCCAATCCTAATGTACCACCAAGTTCAAATGCCACAAGTAATAGGGGCCTTAGCACTGGAGGTGCAGTGGCAATTAGTGTAGTGGCTGGGATAATAGTGCTTAGCTTCATTGCATTCGCTGTATGGTGCATGAGgaggaagcaaaagaaaaaggttTCTGAATTTGGAGGTTATGTTATGCCATCGCCGATGGTATCTTCTCCCCAATCAG ATTCATCATCATTCTTGAAGGCACATTCTTCAGCTCCCCTTATAGGAAGTGGTTCTGGTAGTGATTTCGTGAATTCTCCTGCAGAACCGGCAGCAGGCAATTCAAGACCTTGGTTTACTTATGACGAACTAGCTAAGGCTACAAATGGCTTTTCATCTCAGAATCTTTTGGGGGAAGGTGGATTTGGCTCTGTATATAAGGGAATCCTGCCAGATGATAGAGAGGTGGCAGTAAAACAATTGAAAATAGGTGGGAGTCAGGGTGAGAGAGAATTCAAAGCTGAAGTTGAGACCATTAGTCGTGTTCACCACCGCCATTTGGTTTCTTTGGTGGGCTATTGCATTTCTGAGAACCAAAGGCTGCTTGTCTATGAATATGTCTCTAATGATACCCTCTATTTCCATCTTCATG GAGAAGGTAGGTCAGTTCTTGACTGGGCAACACGTGTTAAAGTTGCTGCTGGTGCAGCTCGTGGAATCGCCTATCTTCATGAAGACT GCCATCCTCGCATTATTCACAGGGATATAAAGTCATCAAACATTCTATTAGATAACAACTTTGAAGCTCGG GTTTCAGATTTTGGACTTGCCAAATTGTGTCTGGATGCAAATACACATATAAGTACACGTGTCATGGGAACTTTTGG ATATGTGGCCCCTGAGTATGCTTCAAGTGGCAAACTGACTGAGAAATCTGATGTGTACTCATTTGGAGTTGTTCTTCTGGAGTTGATTACTGGACGGAAGGCTGTGGATGCATCCCAACCGTTGGGAGATGAGAGTCTAGTTGAATGG GCTCGACCCTTATTGGGTTATGCTCTTGATAATGAGGAGTTTGAAGGTTTGGTTGATCCAAGGCTTGAGAAGAACTATGTTGAGAGTGAAGTGTTCAGACTGATTGAGATTGCTGCTGCTTGTGTGCGACACTCATCTGCTAAGAGACCACGAATGGGACAG GTTGTTAGAGCTTTCGATGGTATGGCCACCGCCGATTTAACCAATGGAATGAGAGTAGGGGAAAGTGAGACATTCAACTCGGCTCAACAATCAGCTGAAATTAGATTGTTTCGGAGAATGGCATTTGGTAGTCAAAATTACAGTACAGATTTTTTAGCGAAGGTAGCGGGAATGGTAACCCGGTATAGTAAATATTAG
- the LOC112196803 gene encoding proline-rich receptor-like protein kinase PERK9 isoform X2 — translation MATTSPSPNSSPSAVPPASSASSTPPPQPNVESPDSSDTTTQSPPPDVPSAPPPTASSPPPIPSSPSVPTPSPPVNQQSDPPASPPLSSSSNVPPPSSNSSPPPSSDPPKSSPSPPPPTSDPPASSPPPPQPVSSPPPPTSSPPKTSPPPPSSTPPKSSPPPPSSTPPKSSPSEPPEKSPPPPPANPPETSPPPPPTSKPPETSPPPPPTSKPPEKSPPPPESEPPKSSPPPASTPPKSSPPPQASEPPSSSPPPSSPNPPPPPGSQPTPEAPPPKSSAPPPTIRLSPPPPSDDAPPPTTQIPSPPSNIPSSNNSNPNVPPSSNATSNRGLSTGGAVAISVVAGIIVLSFIAFAVWCMRRKQKKKVSEFGGYVMPSPMVSSPQSDSSSFLKAHSSAPLIGSGSGSDFVNSPAEPAAGNSRPWFTYDELAKATNGFSSQNLLGEGGFGSVYKGILPDDREVAVKQLKIGGSQGEREFKAEVETISRVHHRHLVSLVGYCISENQRLLVYEYVSNDTLYFHLHGEGRSVLDWATRVKVAAGAARGIAYLHEDCHPRIIHRDIKSSNILLDNNFEARVSDFGLAKLCLDANTHISTRVMGTFGYVAPEYASSGKLTEKSDVYSFGVVLLELITGRKAVDASQPLGDESLVEWVQLICQIF, via the exons ATGGCAACCACATCGCCATCTCCGAACTCATCTCCTTCAGCTGTGCCACCAGCTTCTAGTGCTAGTTCCACACCACCACCACAGCCCAATGTGGAATCACCAGATTCCTCAGACACTACAACTCAATCTCCACCGCCTGATGTTCCATCAGCTCCTCCTCCAACTGCATCATCACCCCCTCCAATTCCATCCTCCCCTTCCGTACCTACACCATCACCTCCAGTGAATCAACAATCTGATCCACCAGCCTCACCGCCACTGTCTTCTTCATCCAATGTGCCTCCACCATCTTCAAATTCTTCACCCCCACCATCATCTGACCCACCAAAGAGTTCACCttccccaccaccaccaacgtCTGATCCACCTGCAAGTTCACCTCCCCCACCACAGCCAGTGagttcacctccaccaccaactTCAAGTCCACCTAAGACTTCACCTCCACCTCCATCATCAACGCCGCCCAAAAGTTCACCTCCACCTCCATCATCAACACCGCCCAAAAGTTCACCATCAGAGCCACCTGAGAAatctcctccacctccaccaGCAAATCCCCCTGAAACATCACCACCGCCTCCACCAACATCAAAGCCCCCTGAAACGTCACCACCGCCGCCACCAACATCAAAGCCACCTGAGAAATCACCACCACCTCCAGAATCTGAGCCACCCAAAAGCTCACCTCCACCAGCATCAACTCCTCCTAAAAGTTCACCTCCTCCACAGGCATCAGAGCCTCCAAGCAGTTCACCCCCACCTTCAAGCCCCAACCCTCCCCCTCCACCCGGTTCTCAACCAACCCCTGAAGCCCCACCTCCGAAGTCATCAGCTCCACCACCCACAATACGACTCTCACCACCTCCACCCTCAGATGATGCTCCACCACCAACTACTCAAATTCCAAGCCCACCATCAAATATTCCAAGTTCAAACAATTCCAATCCTAATGTACCACCAAGTTCAAATGCCACAAGTAATAGGGGCCTTAGCACTGGAGGTGCAGTGGCAATTAGTGTAGTGGCTGGGATAATAGTGCTTAGCTTCATTGCATTCGCTGTATGGTGCATGAGgaggaagcaaaagaaaaaggttTCTGAATTTGGAGGTTATGTTATGCCATCGCCGATGGTATCTTCTCCCCAATCAG ATTCATCATCATTCTTGAAGGCACATTCTTCAGCTCCCCTTATAGGAAGTGGTTCTGGTAGTGATTTCGTGAATTCTCCTGCAGAACCGGCAGCAGGCAATTCAAGACCTTGGTTTACTTATGACGAACTAGCTAAGGCTACAAATGGCTTTTCATCTCAGAATCTTTTGGGGGAAGGTGGATTTGGCTCTGTATATAAGGGAATCCTGCCAGATGATAGAGAGGTGGCAGTAAAACAATTGAAAATAGGTGGGAGTCAGGGTGAGAGAGAATTCAAAGCTGAAGTTGAGACCATTAGTCGTGTTCACCACCGCCATTTGGTTTCTTTGGTGGGCTATTGCATTTCTGAGAACCAAAGGCTGCTTGTCTATGAATATGTCTCTAATGATACCCTCTATTTCCATCTTCATG GAGAAGGTAGGTCAGTTCTTGACTGGGCAACACGTGTTAAAGTTGCTGCTGGTGCAGCTCGTGGAATCGCCTATCTTCATGAAGACT GCCATCCTCGCATTATTCACAGGGATATAAAGTCATCAAACATTCTATTAGATAACAACTTTGAAGCTCGG GTTTCAGATTTTGGACTTGCCAAATTGTGTCTGGATGCAAATACACATATAAGTACACGTGTCATGGGAACTTTTGG ATATGTGGCCCCTGAGTATGCTTCAAGTGGCAAACTGACTGAGAAATCTGATGTGTACTCATTTGGAGTTGTTCTTCTGGAGTTGATTACTGGACGGAAGGCTGTGGATGCATCCCAACCGTTGGGAGATGAGAGTCTAGTTGAATGG GTGCAACTTATCTGTCAAATATTTTAG
- the LOC112197841 gene encoding 5'-deoxynucleotidase hdd1: MAVNSPTSRCAAQLSRSLAPRSPLPFSNRTFTRPGIRPDPATPRLVSVRSQTPSPDAFRSKRPVGLGEPEAPIGSSGSSSTSSAIDFLTLCHSLKTTKRKGWVNHGIKGESIADHMYRMALMSLIAGDIPGLNRERCIKIAIVHDIAEAIVGDITPSDGVPKKEKSRMEEAALNEMCVVLGGGMRAEEIKELWAEYENNSSIEANLVKDFDKVEMILQALEYEMEHGKVLDEFFISTAGKFQTDLGKSWAAEIISRRNTRLGKSHN, encoded by the exons ATGGCGGTTAATTCACCGACTAGTCGCTGCGCCGCTCAGCTCAGCCGCTCCCTCGCTCCTCGCTCACCTCTCCCTTTCTCCAACCGGACCTTCACGCGACCCGGAATCCGCCCCGACCCGGCGACCCCCAGGCTCGTCTCCGTCCGTAGCCAGACGCCGTCTCCGGACGCTTTCCGATCCAAGCGGCCGGTCGGTCTCGGCGAGCCCGAAGCTCCGATCGGGTCCTCGGGTTCTTCGTCCACCTCCTCGGCCATTGATTTTCTCACGTTGTGCCACTCTCTCAAG ACTACGAAAAGGAAAGGGTGGGTGAATCATGGAATAAAGGGCGAGTCGATTGCTGACCACATGTACCGCATGGCTTTGATGTCTTTGATTGCTGGTGATATTCCTGGTTTGAATAGAGAAAG GTGTATTAAGATTGCAATTGTGCATGACATTGCAGAAG CTATCGTTGGAGATATAACACCATCTGATGGTGTGCCTAAAAAGGAAAAGAGCAGAATGGAGGAAGCAGCTTTGAATGAAATGTGTGTGGTTCTTGGTGGAGGGATGAGAG CTGAAGAGATCAAAGAACTTTGGGCAGAGTATGAAAACAATTCTTCTATAGAGGCTAATCTTGTGAAGGATTTTGACAAA GTTGAAATGATTCTGCAAGCATTGGAGTATGAAATGG AACACGGAAAAGTGCTGGATGAGTTTTTCATTTCTACAGCAG gaAAATTTCAGACTGATCTAGGAAAGAGTTGGGCAGCTGAGATCATTTCTAGAAGAAATACACGGCTGGGAAAAAGCCACAACTGA